From the genome of Bubalus bubalis isolate 160015118507 breed Murrah chromosome 2, NDDB_SH_1, whole genome shotgun sequence, one region includes:
- the RING1 gene encoding E3 ubiquitin-protein ligase RING1 — MTTPANAQNASKTWELSLYELHRTPQEAIMDGTEIAVSPRSLHSELMCPICLDMLKNTMTTKECLHRFCSDCIVTALRSGNKECPTCRKKLVSKRSLRPDPNFDALISKIYPSREEYEAHQDRVLIRLSRLHNQQALSSSIEEGLRMQAMHRAQRVRRPMPGSDQTTTMSGGEGEPGEGEGDGEDVSSDSAPDSAPGPAPKRPRGGGAGGSSVGTGVGGTGGVGGGAGSEDSGDRGGTLGGGTLGPPSPPGAPSPPEPGGEIELVFRPHPLLVEKGEYCQTRYVKTTGNATVDHLSKYLALRIALERRQQQEAGEPGGPGGGTSDPTAGPDGGGGEGGGAGGADGPEEPALPSLEGVSEKQYTIYIAPGGGAFTTLNGSLTLELVNEKFWKVSRPLELCYAPTKDPK; from the exons ATGACGACGCCGGCGAACGCCCAGAACGCCAGCAAAACGTGGGAACTGAGCCTGTATGAGCTCCACCGTACCCCGCAG GAAGCCATCATGGATGGCACCGAGATTGCGGTTTCCCCCCGGTCACTGCACTCAGAGCTCATGTGCCCCATCTGCCTGGACATGCTGAAGAATACCATGACAACCAAGGAGTGCCTCCACCGGTTCTGCTCTGACTGCATCGTCACGGCCCTGCGTAGCGG GAATAAGGAGTGCCCTACCTGCCGAAAGAAGCTGGTATCCAAGCGGTCTCTGCGGCCAGACCCCAACTTCGATGCTCTGATCTCTAAGATCTACCCCAGCCGGGAGGAGTACGAGGCCCACCAAGACCGGGTGCTCATCCGCCTCAGCCGCCTGCACAACCAGCAGGCGCTGAGCTCCAGCATCGAGGAGGGGCTGCGCATGCAGGCCATGCACAG GGCCCAGCGTGTGAGGCGGCCAATGCCCGGGTCAGATCAGACCACTACGATGAGTGGGGGCGAAGGAGAGcccggggagggagagggggatggaGAGGACGTGAGCTCAGACTCGGCCCCGGACTctgccccaggccctgctccCAAGCGACCCCGCGGAGGGGGCGCAGGGGGCAGCAGTGTAGGGACAGGGGTGGGTGGCactggtggggtgggtgggggcgccGGCTCCGAAGACTCGGGTGACCGGGGAGGAACCCTGGGAGGGGGGACCCTGGGCCCCCCAAGCCCTCCCGGGGCTCCCAGCCCCCCAGAGCCAGGCGGAGAAATCGAGCTCGTGTTCCGGCCGCACCCCCTGCTCGTGGAGAAGGGAGAATACTGCCAGACTAG GTATGTGAAAACCACTGGGAATGCCACAGTGGACCATCTCTCCAAGTACTTGGCCCTGCGCATTGCTCTCGAGCGGAGGCAGCAGCAAGAGGCAGGGGAGCCGGGAGGGCCTGGAGGGGGCACCTCTGACCCCACCGCGGGACCTGACGGGGgcggtggggagggtgggggtgccGGAGGAGCCGACGGCCCTGAGGAGCCTGCCTTGCCCAGTCTGGAGGGCGTCAGCGAAAAGCAGTACACCATCTACATCGCTCCCGGGGGCGGGGCGTTCACG ACACTGAATGGCTCACTGACCCTGGAGCTGGTGAATGAGAAGTTCTGGAAGGTGTCCCGACCACTGGAGCTCTGCTACGC
- the HSD17B8 gene encoding (3R)-3-hydroxyacyl-CoA dehydrogenase isoform X3: protein MASPLRLRSALALVTGAGGGLGRAISVRLAAEGAAVAACDLDGAAARETVRLLGGPGTEEGAPRGAHAAFQADVSEAGAARRLLEQVQACFSRPPSVVVSCAGITRDEFLLHMSEDNWDKVIAVNLKGIFLVTQAAAQALVSSGCPGSIINISSIIGKVRLSWEEVGNMGQTNYAASKAGVIGLTQSAARELGRHGIRCNSVLPGFIRTPMTQKVPQKVLDKEVFSCNCLKDPGLCSPPHCSAGLLLMRTRSSQATKGVAVYGSGMLNMGGRGACDPNKFQNLFPATSGSSCVQVLRPFPTSPSFPFCEGLFPFTAWSPRATPAAGCERRECVSLCVRDTLGLLEGGVSAPPPATDPVALVPSPQFPGSLQSPRVICSRSHPGVQSSLERGSWNRWPSPTPLLSLSPPSPFSPPYNSCSRPGVGWGD, encoded by the exons ATGGCGTCTCCGCTCCGATTGCGCTCCGCGCTGGCCCTGGTTACAG GTGCGGGCGGCGGCCTTGGCCGCGCCATCAGCGTGCGCCTCGCCGCCGAGGGGGCCGCCGTAGCCGCTTGCGACCTGGACGGGGCAGCAGCGCGGGAGACGGTGCGGCTGCTGGGAGGGCCGGGGACCGAGGAGGGGGCGCCCCGCGGAGCCCACGCCGCCTTCCAGGCTGATGTGTCCGAGGCAGGGGCCGCTAGGCGCCTGCTGGAGCAAGTGCAG GCCTGCTTTTCTCGCCCGCCGTCTGTCGTTGTGTCCTGTGCGGGCATCACCAGGGATGAATTTCTACTCCACATGTCTGAGGACAACTGGGACAAAGTCATAGCTGTCAACCTCAAG gGCATCTTTCTAGTCACTCAGGCTGCAGCCCAAGCCCTCGTGTCCAGCGGCTGTCCTGGCTCCATCATCAACATCAGTAGCATCATAGGCAAGGTCAGGCTGAGCTGGGAGGAG GTGGGGAACATGGGACAGACGAACTATGCAGCATCCAAGGCTGGAGTGATTGGGCTGACCCAGTCTGCAGCCCGGGAACTTGGACG ACACGGGATCCGCTGTAACAGTGTCCTCCCAGGATTCATTAGAACACCCATGACCCAGAAAGTGCCGCAGAAAGTGCTGGACAAG GAGGTCTTTTCATGTAACTGCCTCAAGGACCCTGGACTCTGCTCACCCCCCCACTGCTCTGCTGGCCTCCTGCTGATGAGGACTCGGAGTTCCCAGGCTACAAAAGGGGTGGCTGTGTATGGCTCAGGAATGCTGAATATGGGAGGCAGGGGTGCTTGTGACCCTAATAAATTCCAAAACCTCTTCCCTGCCACCTCCGGTTCTTCTTGTGTCCAAGTCCTCAgacccttccccacctccccctcctttCCCTTTTGCGAAGGATTGTTCCCTTTCACTGCCTGGTCTCCCAGGGCAACCCCCGCCGCCGGGTGTGAGAGGCGAGAgtgtgtgtccctgtgtgtgCGTGACACTCTGGGTCTTTTGGAGGGAGGGgtctctgccccaccccctgccactgATCCTGTAGCCCTAGTCCCTTCCCCCCAATTCCCTGGGTCCTTACAGTCCCCAAGGGTGATTTGTTCACGGTCCCATCCTGGTGTCCAGTCTAGCCTTGAGAGGGGGTCTTGGAACAGGtggccctcccccacccctctcctttctctgagtcccccctcccctttctccccaCCTTACAATAGCTGCAGCCGGCCAGGGGTCGGATGGGGGGATTAG
- the HSD17B8 gene encoding (3R)-3-hydroxyacyl-CoA dehydrogenase isoform X1 translates to MASPLRLRSALALVTGAGGGLGRAISVRLAAEGAAVAACDLDGAAARETVRLLGGPGTEEGAPRGAHAAFQADVSEAGAARRLLEQVQACFSRPPSVVVSCAGITRDEFLLHMSEDNWDKVIAVNLKGIFLVTQAAAQALVSSGCPGSIINISSIIGKVRLSWEEVGNMGQTNYAASKAGVIGLTQSAARELGRHGIRCNSVLPGFIRTPMTQKVPQKVLDKMWQMSSHSWHLKTVDTSQGHQWKSLEVFSCNCLKDPGLCSPPHCSAGLLLMRTRSSQATKGVAVYGSGMLNMGGRGACDPNKFQNLFPATSGSSCVQVLRPFPTSPSFPFCEGLFPFTAWSPRATPAAGCERRECVSLCVRDTLGLLEGGVSAPPPATDPVALVPSPQFPGSLQSPRVICSRSHPGVQSSLERGSWNRWPSPTPLLSLSPPSPFSPPYNSCSRPGVGWGD, encoded by the exons ATGGCGTCTCCGCTCCGATTGCGCTCCGCGCTGGCCCTGGTTACAG GTGCGGGCGGCGGCCTTGGCCGCGCCATCAGCGTGCGCCTCGCCGCCGAGGGGGCCGCCGTAGCCGCTTGCGACCTGGACGGGGCAGCAGCGCGGGAGACGGTGCGGCTGCTGGGAGGGCCGGGGACCGAGGAGGGGGCGCCCCGCGGAGCCCACGCCGCCTTCCAGGCTGATGTGTCCGAGGCAGGGGCCGCTAGGCGCCTGCTGGAGCAAGTGCAG GCCTGCTTTTCTCGCCCGCCGTCTGTCGTTGTGTCCTGTGCGGGCATCACCAGGGATGAATTTCTACTCCACATGTCTGAGGACAACTGGGACAAAGTCATAGCTGTCAACCTCAAG gGCATCTTTCTAGTCACTCAGGCTGCAGCCCAAGCCCTCGTGTCCAGCGGCTGTCCTGGCTCCATCATCAACATCAGTAGCATCATAGGCAAGGTCAGGCTGAGCTGGGAGGAG GTGGGGAACATGGGACAGACGAACTATGCAGCATCCAAGGCTGGAGTGATTGGGCTGACCCAGTCTGCAGCCCGGGAACTTGGACG ACACGGGATCCGCTGTAACAGTGTCCTCCCAGGATTCATTAGAACACCCATGACCCAGAAAGTGCCGCAGAAAGTGCTGGACAAG ATGTGGCAGATGTCATCGCATTCTTGGCATCTGAAGACAGTGGATACATCACAGGGGCATCAGTGGAAGTCACTG GAGGTCTTTTCATGTAACTGCCTCAAGGACCCTGGACTCTGCTCACCCCCCCACTGCTCTGCTGGCCTCCTGCTGATGAGGACTCGGAGTTCCCAGGCTACAAAAGGGGTGGCTGTGTATGGCTCAGGAATGCTGAATATGGGAGGCAGGGGTGCTTGTGACCCTAATAAATTCCAAAACCTCTTCCCTGCCACCTCCGGTTCTTCTTGTGTCCAAGTCCTCAgacccttccccacctccccctcctttCCCTTTTGCGAAGGATTGTTCCCTTTCACTGCCTGGTCTCCCAGGGCAACCCCCGCCGCCGGGTGTGAGAGGCGAGAgtgtgtgtccctgtgtgtgCGTGACACTCTGGGTCTTTTGGAGGGAGGGgtctctgccccaccccctgccactgATCCTGTAGCCCTAGTCCCTTCCCCCCAATTCCCTGGGTCCTTACAGTCCCCAAGGGTGATTTGTTCACGGTCCCATCCTGGTGTCCAGTCTAGCCTTGAGAGGGGGTCTTGGAACAGGtggccctcccccacccctctcctttctctgagtcccccctcccctttctccccaCCTTACAATAGCTGCAGCCGGCCAGGGGTCGGATGGGGGGATTAG
- the HSD17B8 gene encoding (3R)-3-hydroxyacyl-CoA dehydrogenase isoform X4 produces MSEDNWDKVIAVNLKGIFLVTQAAAQALVSSGCPGSIINISSIIGKVRLSWEEVGNMGQTNYAASKAGVIGLTQSAARELGRHGIRCNSVLPGFIRTPMTQKVPQKVLDKMWQMSSHSWHLKTVDTSQGHQWKSLEVFSCNCLKDPGLCSPPHCSAGLLLMRTRSSQATKGVAVYGSGMLNMGGRGACDPNKFQNLFPATSGSSCVQVLRPFPTSPSFPFCEGLFPFTAWSPRATPAAGCERRECVSLCVRDTLGLLEGGVSAPPPATDPVALVPSPQFPGSLQSPRVICSRSHPGVQSSLERGSWNRWPSPTPLLSLSPPSPFSPPYNSCSRPGVGWGD; encoded by the exons ATGTCTGAGGACAACTGGGACAAAGTCATAGCTGTCAACCTCAAG gGCATCTTTCTAGTCACTCAGGCTGCAGCCCAAGCCCTCGTGTCCAGCGGCTGTCCTGGCTCCATCATCAACATCAGTAGCATCATAGGCAAGGTCAGGCTGAGCTGGGAGGAG GTGGGGAACATGGGACAGACGAACTATGCAGCATCCAAGGCTGGAGTGATTGGGCTGACCCAGTCTGCAGCCCGGGAACTTGGACG ACACGGGATCCGCTGTAACAGTGTCCTCCCAGGATTCATTAGAACACCCATGACCCAGAAAGTGCCGCAGAAAGTGCTGGACAAG ATGTGGCAGATGTCATCGCATTCTTGGCATCTGAAGACAGTGGATACATCACAGGGGCATCAGTGGAAGTCACTG GAGGTCTTTTCATGTAACTGCCTCAAGGACCCTGGACTCTGCTCACCCCCCCACTGCTCTGCTGGCCTCCTGCTGATGAGGACTCGGAGTTCCCAGGCTACAAAAGGGGTGGCTGTGTATGGCTCAGGAATGCTGAATATGGGAGGCAGGGGTGCTTGTGACCCTAATAAATTCCAAAACCTCTTCCCTGCCACCTCCGGTTCTTCTTGTGTCCAAGTCCTCAgacccttccccacctccccctcctttCCCTTTTGCGAAGGATTGTTCCCTTTCACTGCCTGGTCTCCCAGGGCAACCCCCGCCGCCGGGTGTGAGAGGCGAGAgtgtgtgtccctgtgtgtgCGTGACACTCTGGGTCTTTTGGAGGGAGGGgtctctgccccaccccctgccactgATCCTGTAGCCCTAGTCCCTTCCCCCCAATTCCCTGGGTCCTTACAGTCCCCAAGGGTGATTTGTTCACGGTCCCATCCTGGTGTCCAGTCTAGCCTTGAGAGGGGGTCTTGGAACAGGtggccctcccccacccctctcctttctctgagtcccccctcccctttctccccaCCTTACAATAGCTGCAGCCGGCCAGGGGTCGGATGGGGGGATTAG
- the HSD17B8 gene encoding (3R)-3-hydroxyacyl-CoA dehydrogenase isoform X2, with amino-acid sequence MASPLRLRSALALVTGAGGGLGRAISVRLAAEGAAVAACDLDGAAARETVRLLGGPGTEEGAPRGAHAAFQADVSEAGAARRLLEQVQACFSRPPSVVVSCAGITRDEFLLHMSEDNWDKVIAVNLKGIFLVTQAAAQALVSSGCPGSIINISSIIGKVGNMGQTNYAASKAGVIGLTQSAARELGRHGIRCNSVLPGFIRTPMTQKVPQKVLDKMWQMSSHSWHLKTVDTSQGHQWKSLEVFSCNCLKDPGLCSPPHCSAGLLLMRTRSSQATKGVAVYGSGMLNMGGRGACDPNKFQNLFPATSGSSCVQVLRPFPTSPSFPFCEGLFPFTAWSPRATPAAGCERRECVSLCVRDTLGLLEGGVSAPPPATDPVALVPSPQFPGSLQSPRVICSRSHPGVQSSLERGSWNRWPSPTPLLSLSPPSPFSPPYNSCSRPGVGWGD; translated from the exons ATGGCGTCTCCGCTCCGATTGCGCTCCGCGCTGGCCCTGGTTACAG GTGCGGGCGGCGGCCTTGGCCGCGCCATCAGCGTGCGCCTCGCCGCCGAGGGGGCCGCCGTAGCCGCTTGCGACCTGGACGGGGCAGCAGCGCGGGAGACGGTGCGGCTGCTGGGAGGGCCGGGGACCGAGGAGGGGGCGCCCCGCGGAGCCCACGCCGCCTTCCAGGCTGATGTGTCCGAGGCAGGGGCCGCTAGGCGCCTGCTGGAGCAAGTGCAG GCCTGCTTTTCTCGCCCGCCGTCTGTCGTTGTGTCCTGTGCGGGCATCACCAGGGATGAATTTCTACTCCACATGTCTGAGGACAACTGGGACAAAGTCATAGCTGTCAACCTCAAG gGCATCTTTCTAGTCACTCAGGCTGCAGCCCAAGCCCTCGTGTCCAGCGGCTGTCCTGGCTCCATCATCAACATCAGTAGCATCATAGGCAAG GTGGGGAACATGGGACAGACGAACTATGCAGCATCCAAGGCTGGAGTGATTGGGCTGACCCAGTCTGCAGCCCGGGAACTTGGACG ACACGGGATCCGCTGTAACAGTGTCCTCCCAGGATTCATTAGAACACCCATGACCCAGAAAGTGCCGCAGAAAGTGCTGGACAAG ATGTGGCAGATGTCATCGCATTCTTGGCATCTGAAGACAGTGGATACATCACAGGGGCATCAGTGGAAGTCACTG GAGGTCTTTTCATGTAACTGCCTCAAGGACCCTGGACTCTGCTCACCCCCCCACTGCTCTGCTGGCCTCCTGCTGATGAGGACTCGGAGTTCCCAGGCTACAAAAGGGGTGGCTGTGTATGGCTCAGGAATGCTGAATATGGGAGGCAGGGGTGCTTGTGACCCTAATAAATTCCAAAACCTCTTCCCTGCCACCTCCGGTTCTTCTTGTGTCCAAGTCCTCAgacccttccccacctccccctcctttCCCTTTTGCGAAGGATTGTTCCCTTTCACTGCCTGGTCTCCCAGGGCAACCCCCGCCGCCGGGTGTGAGAGGCGAGAgtgtgtgtccctgtgtgtgCGTGACACTCTGGGTCTTTTGGAGGGAGGGgtctctgccccaccccctgccactgATCCTGTAGCCCTAGTCCCTTCCCCCCAATTCCCTGGGTCCTTACAGTCCCCAAGGGTGATTTGTTCACGGTCCCATCCTGGTGTCCAGTCTAGCCTTGAGAGGGGGTCTTGGAACAGGtggccctcccccacccctctcctttctctgagtcccccctcccctttctccccaCCTTACAATAGCTGCAGCCGGCCAGGGGTCGGATGGGGGGATTAG
- the HSD17B8 gene encoding (3R)-3-hydroxyacyl-CoA dehydrogenase isoform X5, with protein sequence MASPLRLRSALALVTGAGGGLGRAISVRLAAEGAAVAACDLDGAAARETVRLLGGPGTEEGAPRGAHAAFQADVSEAGAARRLLEQVQACFSRPPSVVVSCAGITRDEFLLHMSEDNWDKVIAVNLKGIFLVTQAAAQALVSSGCPGSIINISSIIGKVRLSWEEVGNMGQTNYAASKAGVIGLTQSAARELGRHGIRCNSVLPGFIRTPMTQKVPQKVLDKVTGMIPMAHMGNPEDVADVIAFLASEDSGYITGASVEVTGGLFM encoded by the exons ATGGCGTCTCCGCTCCGATTGCGCTCCGCGCTGGCCCTGGTTACAG GTGCGGGCGGCGGCCTTGGCCGCGCCATCAGCGTGCGCCTCGCCGCCGAGGGGGCCGCCGTAGCCGCTTGCGACCTGGACGGGGCAGCAGCGCGGGAGACGGTGCGGCTGCTGGGAGGGCCGGGGACCGAGGAGGGGGCGCCCCGCGGAGCCCACGCCGCCTTCCAGGCTGATGTGTCCGAGGCAGGGGCCGCTAGGCGCCTGCTGGAGCAAGTGCAG GCCTGCTTTTCTCGCCCGCCGTCTGTCGTTGTGTCCTGTGCGGGCATCACCAGGGATGAATTTCTACTCCACATGTCTGAGGACAACTGGGACAAAGTCATAGCTGTCAACCTCAAG gGCATCTTTCTAGTCACTCAGGCTGCAGCCCAAGCCCTCGTGTCCAGCGGCTGTCCTGGCTCCATCATCAACATCAGTAGCATCATAGGCAAGGTCAGGCTGAGCTGGGAGGAG GTGGGGAACATGGGACAGACGAACTATGCAGCATCCAAGGCTGGAGTGATTGGGCTGACCCAGTCTGCAGCCCGGGAACTTGGACG ACACGGGATCCGCTGTAACAGTGTCCTCCCAGGATTCATTAGAACACCCATGACCCAGAAAGTGCCGCAGAAAGTGCTGGACAAG GTGACTGGAATGATCCCAATGGCACATATGGGGAACCCTGAGG ATGTGGCAGATGTCATCGCATTCTTGGCATCTGAAGACAGTGGATACATCACAGGGGCATCAGTGGAAGTCACTG GAGGTCTTTTCATGTAA
- the HSD17B8 gene encoding (3R)-3-hydroxyacyl-CoA dehydrogenase isoform X6 has product MASPLRLRSALALVTGAGGGLGRAISVRLAAEGAAVAACDLDGAAARETVRLLGGPGTEEGAPRGAHAAFQADVSEAGAARRLLEQVQACFSRPPSVVVSCAGITRDEFLLHMSEDNWDKVIAVNLKGIFLVTQAAAQALVSSGCPGSIINISSIIGKVGNMGQTNYAASKAGVIGLTQSAARELGRHGIRCNSVLPGFIRTPMTQKVPQKVLDKVTGMIPMAHMGNPEDVADVIAFLASEDSGYITGASVEVTGGLFM; this is encoded by the exons ATGGCGTCTCCGCTCCGATTGCGCTCCGCGCTGGCCCTGGTTACAG GTGCGGGCGGCGGCCTTGGCCGCGCCATCAGCGTGCGCCTCGCCGCCGAGGGGGCCGCCGTAGCCGCTTGCGACCTGGACGGGGCAGCAGCGCGGGAGACGGTGCGGCTGCTGGGAGGGCCGGGGACCGAGGAGGGGGCGCCCCGCGGAGCCCACGCCGCCTTCCAGGCTGATGTGTCCGAGGCAGGGGCCGCTAGGCGCCTGCTGGAGCAAGTGCAG GCCTGCTTTTCTCGCCCGCCGTCTGTCGTTGTGTCCTGTGCGGGCATCACCAGGGATGAATTTCTACTCCACATGTCTGAGGACAACTGGGACAAAGTCATAGCTGTCAACCTCAAG gGCATCTTTCTAGTCACTCAGGCTGCAGCCCAAGCCCTCGTGTCCAGCGGCTGTCCTGGCTCCATCATCAACATCAGTAGCATCATAGGCAAG GTGGGGAACATGGGACAGACGAACTATGCAGCATCCAAGGCTGGAGTGATTGGGCTGACCCAGTCTGCAGCCCGGGAACTTGGACG ACACGGGATCCGCTGTAACAGTGTCCTCCCAGGATTCATTAGAACACCCATGACCCAGAAAGTGCCGCAGAAAGTGCTGGACAAG GTGACTGGAATGATCCCAATGGCACATATGGGGAACCCTGAGG ATGTGGCAGATGTCATCGCATTCTTGGCATCTGAAGACAGTGGATACATCACAGGGGCATCAGTGGAAGTCACTG GAGGTCTTTTCATGTAA
- the HSD17B8 gene encoding (3R)-3-hydroxyacyl-CoA dehydrogenase isoform X7: protein MASPLRLRSALALVTGAGGGLGRAISVRLAAEGAAVAACDLDGAAARETVRLLGGPGTEEGAPRGAHAAFQADVSEAGAARRLLEQVQACFSRPPSVVVSCAGITRDEFLLHMSEDNWDKVIAVNLKGIFLVTQAAAQALVSSGCPGSIINISSIIGKVRLSWEEVGNMGQTNYAASKAGVIGLTQSAARELGRHGIRCNSVLPGFIRTPMTQKVPQKVLDKVTGMIPMAHMGNPEGGLFM from the exons ATGGCGTCTCCGCTCCGATTGCGCTCCGCGCTGGCCCTGGTTACAG GTGCGGGCGGCGGCCTTGGCCGCGCCATCAGCGTGCGCCTCGCCGCCGAGGGGGCCGCCGTAGCCGCTTGCGACCTGGACGGGGCAGCAGCGCGGGAGACGGTGCGGCTGCTGGGAGGGCCGGGGACCGAGGAGGGGGCGCCCCGCGGAGCCCACGCCGCCTTCCAGGCTGATGTGTCCGAGGCAGGGGCCGCTAGGCGCCTGCTGGAGCAAGTGCAG GCCTGCTTTTCTCGCCCGCCGTCTGTCGTTGTGTCCTGTGCGGGCATCACCAGGGATGAATTTCTACTCCACATGTCTGAGGACAACTGGGACAAAGTCATAGCTGTCAACCTCAAG gGCATCTTTCTAGTCACTCAGGCTGCAGCCCAAGCCCTCGTGTCCAGCGGCTGTCCTGGCTCCATCATCAACATCAGTAGCATCATAGGCAAGGTCAGGCTGAGCTGGGAGGAG GTGGGGAACATGGGACAGACGAACTATGCAGCATCCAAGGCTGGAGTGATTGGGCTGACCCAGTCTGCAGCCCGGGAACTTGGACG ACACGGGATCCGCTGTAACAGTGTCCTCCCAGGATTCATTAGAACACCCATGACCCAGAAAGTGCCGCAGAAAGTGCTGGACAAG GTGACTGGAATGATCCCAATGGCACATATGGGGAACCCTGAGG GAGGTCTTTTCATGTAA